The nucleotide window CTAGAATTTCATCTGTGAATATCATATTCATTTTGTAAATATGTTGCACTTTGTATATTTAATATCCAATtatgtaaaatttatttatatatttaaaataaataatatgatttaGTTTAATTAGCATCTTTATATTGTTAAAGTATGTTTATTGAAAAGTaatagattttaatttttttttatagttatatttttaaaataacaattataaaaggttgattaatttttattaaaaaacttTACTcggaaattatttatttttttttaaaattaaattaaattttttttaattttcatttttagaataaaaaattgagttgtttaattttaaaagtttttgTTTTTTAAAAATAGAAACAAGTGGcaattagattaattttttttttattgcaaatGATTTATTCTAAAAAAATCTATAATACGTTTAGTACAacgtaattaaaattataatgtaattgtaattatattatatatttaattatattatttaataatacaaaaaatatttaatataatggaataataattatataatataaattaattatatttaaagtaatataattattattatatataaaaataaatataattattattatttattttaaatttttttatttctcgttaatattactatcattattaccTGGCTATTTTTATTACTATAACCATTACTCCTTTTTTATTGCTACTATTACTATCACCGTCATTATTATTACCATTACcactaatttaaatattattattaccgCTTAGTTGTTGTCACTACTTCTACTACCATCAGGCCTCACCTCATTATCACACTTTATTTTGATTACcacttaattattattaatattgtcACTATATCACAATCATTAATActcaaatattaattattataataattattattataaataaattaaaattattatattatattttttatattttaattttataataataataataatgataaccatattattataattttgattaccATACATGATTAATTTACTAATAACTCaatgaaaattaattttgacaccaTTTTTGTTAGTTGTGACGCTCCAAAGTTAGCATGCAAATGTAATGCCGTCCTCTAACTGTTACAACTATGTGGAAATAAAATAATATtggcaaataaataaataagtaaataaagagATCACAGTATCAGTTCTCACTGCCTCTGCCTTCTTTATATTTATCGCTTCGCCTTCAAAGCTTAAACTTCGGTTCCGATCTTTGAGCTTTCATTCGCTCCTCAggtagtctctctctctctctctctctctctctctctctctctctctctctcttttatctcTAAGAATCTCTATGATTTTTTTCTTTGTGTTTTCCGCTACTAGAATCTCTGCTTTTCTTTCTgttttttaattttgtaaaatttttgagATTTCTGTTTGAATGCTGAGAAAATCTACCAGTTTAGTAAGTTATTGAAAGTGCTTTGCTGTTTTTCTTTGGTCCTTTCTCTGGCGGCATTTTTTCTCTGCCGCCAGAACTTCAAGTGCTATAGTGCATTAGCGGCGAAATaaggttttatttatttatttattttttgagttAATCTGTTTGGTTGCTGAGAAATGTATGATAAATTCCAATTTTCTTAGTTGTATAGAGGCATTGTTTTTGTCCTTGCTTTGCAGTAGTCTTGTCACAGGGTTTtagtgggttttttttttttcctttaaatttaGTATTTACTTTGAGAAAAAGAAAGTTTTGAATAAAATTTGATCGGATCTatatttttgttcattttcttaCATATTTGGCATTTGCATGTTGATATATTGAGCAGAGATTTCTTTATTTGCTTGAATTTATTATTCTGCTCAGAATTAGTTTCCAGTTTCAGCTGATGCATGGTGGATCTGACTGCTAGTGCTATTTAATTTATTGAGCCcaacaatttaaataaaatggTAGCTTTGATTTTGGGAACTTttgttattatttaattttttaaagttaatttacGAGAATGGTTTTTATTTTCTGAAAgaacttttttcttttcttgttctttgcttttttgggttataatttctgtAACTCCATAAAATAAAGTGAAGTTCAGTGCGGATCTGGCATGGTAGGTAGCAATGTCCCTCTTGTACCAAGATTTTATGTTGCATTGTTTGCTCTgcatagcttttttttttttttttttttttttttgtagtttgTTTTCTTTCTATAAATCCATCTGGTTGTTTTCACCTAATATGAATGGGGAAAGTAAGCAAATAAAGTTGATATCTATTTCTTCTGTTTGTGCCTTTAacctttaaaagaaaattatactTTCGTCCGGCAAGAAACTTTAATGTTACTTGACATGCTTTCAACTTTGTGAGGCTTGTTCTTGAATTtatattattcttttattttaactTAAACAACTATGGATGATTGATCGATCATGAAAAAAGAAAATAACCTTAAACAACTAATGATGCCTTTTTTCTTCTTGCTTCTCTAGATTAATAGGTGATTGATCATGAAAAAAAACCTGTGATCTCTATTTTGTCTGATGCATTAAGTAAACATAGAATGATTTGTATGTTTTCATTACATTATATTGTATTTGGGTAGCATTGGCGTGTACCTCAGGGTTTTCACTATGCTCAAATTTACTTCATTTTGCTTTATGATTCTTATTAACCTTTGgagtttattcatttatttttggtAGGATTGAAGTCCTTTTTGTTTGCTTGTTTGCTTATTTGCTTTACTTAAGTAGTATAGTCAGGTTCTTTTTGGTTTCTTGTTGATTACCTGTTGCTCTGGTAGTAAAGGTTTTAGATGACTTATTTCTTTACCAACTGCTTTTGCTTTCTCATATGGCTGAAGATTTCAAACTCATTTTTTGTTTCTGCTGGATGCAGAATCATATGATTCCTGATACATCATAAGAACTTTCTTTGTTTCATGATACTTTTCAATTTACCTTTTCATTAGCTACTTGTATATTGAGTTTTATTAACTCCACTCAGTGTTGGAACTTTTTGTGAAATGTGAATAAAATATTTAGCACCTTTCTCTGGTCTGTGCTCATCCAAAGGAGTATATACTGTTTGTAAGGAATCAACTTTATCATCAGTACATGTGTAACTTATTATTTATCCAATGCACATGTGCTGCTGTTGGCATTAAAGCAGTTCTTAATATTTGGGTGTGTTAAATACTTTGTTTTCCACTTTTCTTTTTGATTGTTGAGAAAAGGGTTCATACTTTGATAGGAACTAGCAGAGCATATTTTGTTTAGTGCTGAGTCCTCTAATGGAGGAAATTTTGGCTTTGAATGGAAATATGGGCTTTAAGTTTTGGCTGTGTGAACTTGTATAGATGCAGTTGGAACCATTGTCATTGTTGGCCTATTAAAAGTTACCTTCCTGTAAGTCAAAACTTATCTAGAACCCATGAAGCTTCTAACCTGTGTGTTGAGTATTTGAAAACATGTTTCATTCCTTCTATTGGCATATTGAATATACTGGTTTATTTATACCATCTTGCTTTATGCTTTACATGATCTGGGGAAGTCTCCTTGTCTAAGTTTTACAATTAAGTTTGCTATTCTTTTGTTCTTGATAAGTTTTCCACTTTGTGGATTTTGGAATCTCTGGAACCAAGTACTGAATTTAAGCAATTTTGTCATTTTCTATATAGTTAAGAGGGGTATTCGCTAAAGCACAATGTCAGATCTTGAGGCTCCCTTGCGTCCAAAGAGGAAAAGGGTGCTTGTGGACTATTTGGTTCAGTTCCGATGGATTTTGGTTATTTTTGTTGTCCTTCCAATCTCCTTTACAATTTACTTTCTCATTTATCTTGGAGATGTTAAGTCTGGGATGAAATCCTACAAGCGACGCCAGAAGGAACATGAAGAAAATGTTCAGAAAGTTGTGAAACGCCTCAAGCAGAGGAACCCATCAAAGGATGGTCTTGTATGCACTGCCCGTAAACCCTGGATTGCTGTTGGAATGCGGAATGTTGACTATAAGAGGGCTCGGCATTTTGAAGTTGATTTATCAGCATTTCGCAATATTCTTGAAATTGATAAAGAAAGAATGATTGCAAGAGTTGAGCCACTTGTAAACATGGGGCAGATTTCTAGGGAAACTGTCCCAATGAATCTTGCCCTTGCAGTGGTTGCTGAGCTTGATGATCTTACTGTTGGTGGGCTCATCAATGGTTATGGGATTGAAGGAAGCTCTCATATATATGGCTTGTTCTCTGATACTGTTGTAGCTTATGAAATCGTTCTGGCAGATGGTAACGTTGTCAGAGCTACCAAGGACAATGAATATTCTGATCTTTTTTATGCCATCCCTTGGTCTCAAGGGACACTTGGCCTTCTTGTTGCTGCTGAGGTAAAacttatacccattaaagaaTACATGAAGGTCACATACAAACCTGTTGTGGGTACTCTCAAAGATCTAGCCCAGGCTTATATGGACTCATTTGCACCTAGAGATCTTGATCAGGATAACCCAGTGAAGGTTCCAGACTTTGTAGAAGGCATGATTTATTGTCGTACTGAAGGTGTGATGATGACAGGGAGATATGCCTCAAAAGAAGAAGCCAAGAACAAGGGCAATGTAATTAACAGTGTTGGTTGGTGGTATAAACCTTGGTTCTACCAGCATGCACAGACAGCCTTAAAGAAAGGAGAGTTCATAGAGTACATCCCAACCAGGGAATATTACCACAGGCACACGAGGTGTTTGTACTGGGAGGGAAAACTTATACTTCCATTTGCTGATCAATGGTGGTTTAGATTTCTGTTGGGCTGGATGATGCCTCCCAAGGTTTCTTTGCTCAAGGCTACCCAAGGTGAAGCAATCAGAAACTACTACCATGAGATGCATGTCATTCAGGATATGCTTGTTCCTCTTTACAAGGTTGGAGATGCCCTAGAGTGGGTTGACCGTGAGATGGAGGTAACCCTGCTCTATCATACTGGTTATTATTTTCTTCTTGATATTTTTAGTaagattaaacaattaattacctCTGTTTAACGTTCTACCTAGATAAAATTGGTTTAAATGTGAAGTGAACTGCCTAACATTCTGGCATAGTTTAGTGTGGAGGTTGGGAACAAAGCACAGAAATATGATGATATGATTATCAATAGGTGTTTTACCATTATGCTTGTTTAGTGGCAGATCTTAACCCAGGCAAAGGTTCAATGAATATTGATAATATTTGTTGTACCTCGGAAAGGTTTGAAAGCCATTTCATGTTATTTGAACCCCATGATGATGCAACGGTGTTTACATGAGATTTAAGGGTCAAAATATTAATATACTGAATGTTGTTTCTAGATATACCCCATTTGGCTCTGTCCACACAGACTATTCAAGTTGCCTGTCAAAACTATGGTGTATCCTGAGCCAGGATTTGAGCATCAGCTCAAACAGGGTGACACACCCTATGCTCAAATGTATACAGATGTTGGAGTTTATTATACACCAGAACCTGTATTCAGAGGTGAGGTGTTTGATGGTCCTGAGGCAGTTCGTAGAATGGAGAACTGGTTGATTGAGAATCATGGCTTTCAGCCGCAGTATGCAGTTTCTGAGCTGAGTGAGAAGAATTTCTGGAGAATGTTTGATGCTGGACTCTATGAGCAATGCCGGAGGAGATATGGAGCTGTGGGAACCTTCATGAGTGTCTACTACAAGTGCAAGAAAGGAAGGAAGACTGAGAAGGAGGTGCAAGAAGCTGAGCAAGCCCACCTTGAGACTGCTTATGCAGAGGCTGATTAACCAATGGATTGAGCATGAAGTGAATTTGGTATGGTTTGGTGGGATTTCTTTCGCTGCTTTTTTCTTTTAATCACTTTCTGACTTTGCCTGTGAGTTTTCCATATGTAGCTGAAATGCTTTAGTTGATGCTTTATTTTCTTGTCTTGGATTTTTAACGGATTGGATGAGATTATGGATGATTTTAATGTTTTAAACAGTTCATGGTCCGGATGCGTCCTCTCTCTCACCATGTTGATTTTTCACCCTTAAATCCACAATGGATGGTTgagatttttcattttaaatttttaggaaTGTTGATTATCCAATGAAAATGAAATCTCAACcatgtaatttaaaattaatgcTTCATATCTCAATTCAGTTGGTCTCTTCTTGGACAGAAGTCTTGGACATTATTATTATGCATAGGCATTATTAGGTAATAATTATGCATGGcgacttaattttattttacgagtgtttaattaaattttaattttttttaataaaattcattgaaatttattgtaatcttataaaaattattgtgatagAAAATGAAAGATTTTTTATCCGATTAGTAATTATTGATAGAGAAGGAATGGAAAAAGAAAATGGGTTGaagttatatatatatgtgtgtgtgtgtgtgtgtgatatatatatatatgtgtgtgtgtgtgtgtgtgtgtgtaaaataataaaataagataattatatttataaaaaagttgataaaaaataaattttataaaagaaattaaaattttgtgattttatgaaaACGCTTGGATGATCATGTGTGATATTCACTTGACGTAATTGGTCCAATTGATTTTGGAGTATTACAATTAATATTAGAATTACTATGAACTAAAAAAATTGTTGTgcaaaattgatgggtatgtgagAAAAGAGCTATTCATAACTAGAGGATGAAATTGTCTTTATATATTTTAAGTATTTAGATATAGTAACTTTAAcgaaagaaaaatatatatattaaattttaaatttatattttaaatttataatttatttttaatgaataaatttatattatataatgataaattaaaattaaaaaaaaaaaaataatctccATGGAAAACCTGCTCCACCCCTGGAAAGGTTTCTACTTCCACTCTAATTTTTTGCTGTAATTTACCTCATTACCATCTCTACCGATAAACTACGACATTAGCATACACAATATCAGCGTGAGTTCCAGTAGAGGGATATGAGTTAGATAAATGATTTACAGTCTTAGATGATTCCTACATTACTGGTATATCATatagataaattatttattatatttttaggtTCATCTATCAAcataatttgaattaatttttttgagTCATGGATTAGAAAATGCATTTATACAATCCTAGTTCACTATTTTGGGCTTCACCCAGGAACTTGGAACTGCTCTTAAGTTACATttgttttatagaaaatattttatatatagaaaatattttatgtgaaaattaatttaaaaaaaaatattttttaatatttgattacACTGTTAAACTAATGGTATATATAATGTATTTATATCatgtatgtataaatatttttattttaataaaattatcaaaatttagaaaatCACTTAATATTAATGTTTTTATCTTTAGTAATTGAACCGATAAATTTATAATTGCACCAAACAAGGTAGTGACCTGGTCAACCCGATGTTTAAACTAGTGAATCAGTATGATCTAATTGACTGACCAGTTTAGTTATTCAATAGAgttattttttcaaaatattgATATAAAAATTGAACTCAAAACCTAATAAAAAAatccttaaaattaaaatcaatcgaGTTAGCTTGATagttagcttttttttttcttttcaagatatttatttttttaatatatatttaatattttacaaatattaaaaagaggatgatatatttatataaatttttatgcattatattacttaatatttttatataaaatttaaaaacattaataatacttattaaatataatttaataaatgttaaagtttcatttaaataattaaaatttaattaattatatttatttatttgtttatattaatagttgttatatttaattaatttttaattaaattatatatttaattaatttttaatgacccACTAATTAAATTATTGACTCATTGATTGAATTACTGACATCCTTTGCTGGGTCAACTTTCGTGCCGAATTTAATAATActgtaatttttcttaatttttactttgattagaaaaatattttctattaactCATTTTTTTGAGTGCttcaaacaataaaaaatataaaaaaatattttctaagaaAATGTTTTATGCAAAACAAACACAGCTCAAGTCATTGAACATATTTATGTGCTTATCTTTagtttgtaatttaaattttgaaatcatCAAATATTAAGCAAAAATTATGCATTTATTAAAAACTAGTCACATGGTCTCTAAATCAgaactcttctctctctctcacaaaaaaaaaaaaaaaaaactactaaaTCCCGTTTATAGTCTAGGAGAGGTACCTTTTAGCTGTCGACCTCCCCCTCCTCTCCACCTTTTCTTTTATCCATGTttcttctatttttcttttttacttttgAGGAAATTACAAAAAGTAATATATGGTTTCATTAATTTTTAACTTAGGGTCTGTAATTTATTTCATGAATAAATGGCACCTGAGTTTTCACACCATCATAAAGAAGACAACTTTTTGTCAAATGCTGCTGacatgaaataaaataataatatttaataaatctaaatgatttaaaaatgaataaaaattaagagGGAAAAACAAAAACTTTAACCCCTTCAATAGTACAGACGCAACTATGAAAGCAACGTGAAACAACTTGGTTTTATCGTCT belongs to Hevea brasiliensis isolate MT/VB/25A 57/8 chromosome 4, ASM3005281v1, whole genome shotgun sequence and includes:
- the LOC110649201 gene encoding delta(24)-sterol reductase, translating into MSDLEAPLRPKRKRVLVDYLVQFRWILVIFVVLPISFTIYFLIYLGDVKSGMKSYKRRQKEHEENVQKVVKRLKQRNPSKDGLVCTARKPWIAVGMRNVDYKRARHFEVDLSAFRNILEIDKERMIARVEPLVNMGQISRETVPMNLALAVVAELDDLTVGGLINGYGIEGSSHIYGLFSDTVVAYEIVLADGNVVRATKDNEYSDLFYAIPWSQGTLGLLVAAEVKLIPIKEYMKVTYKPVVGTLKDLAQAYMDSFAPRDLDQDNPVKVPDFVEGMIYCRTEGVMMTGRYASKEEAKNKGNVINSVGWWYKPWFYQHAQTALKKGEFIEYIPTREYYHRHTRCLYWEGKLILPFADQWWFRFLLGWMMPPKVSLLKATQGEAIRNYYHEMHVIQDMLVPLYKVGDALEWVDREMEIYPIWLCPHRLFKLPVKTMVYPEPGFEHQLKQGDTPYAQMYTDVGVYYTPEPVFRGEVFDGPEAVRRMENWLIENHGFQPQYAVSELSEKNFWRMFDAGLYEQCRRRYGAVGTFMSVYYKCKKGRKTEKEVQEAEQAHLETAYAEAD